Proteins encoded together in one Candidatus Nitrosocaldus cavascurensis window:
- a CDS encoding D-2-hydroxyacid dehydrogenase → MQKVPRILVSDVMDSNGIEVMRRNGLQVDYKPDIKHEELLATIKDYNILVVRSRTKVRKDVIDAAQNLKIIARVGVGLDNIDVEYAKSKGIKVVNAEEAAMSAVAELVIGLMICLARGIVRADTAMKQGRWIKSELMGIELRGKYLGIIGMGKIGTRVARLARALGMNIIAYDVVKIDPMLVRELGIVTTDLDTLLKSSDFVTLHVPLNDSTRHMIDASRLAMMKSSAYIINTARGAVIDEEALLNALKEGRIAGAALDVYEIEPPTNMELIRLPNVICTPHIGAQTREAQALAASIIAEKVVQLTRELYIV, encoded by the coding sequence ATGCAGAAGGTACCAAGGATTCTTGTATCTGATGTAATGGACAGCAATGGTATAGAGGTTATGAGAAGGAACGGACTCCAAGTAGATTACAAGCCTGATATCAAGCATGAGGAGTTACTAGCCACCATAAAGGATTACAACATCTTGGTTGTGAGGAGTAGAACAAAGGTTAGGAAGGATGTGATAGATGCTGCTCAGAACCTCAAGATAATAGCAAGGGTTGGTGTGGGGCTAGATAACATAGATGTTGAGTATGCTAAGAGCAAGGGCATCAAGGTTGTGAATGCTGAGGAGGCAGCAATGAGTGCTGTTGCTGAACTTGTGATAGGGCTGATGATATGCCTAGCAAGGGGTATAGTAAGAGCAGACACTGCCATGAAGCAGGGTAGGTGGATAAAGAGCGAGTTGATGGGAATAGAGTTGAGGGGTAAGTACCTAGGTATAATAGGCATGGGGAAGATAGGTACGAGGGTTGCTAGACTTGCAAGAGCATTAGGCATGAACATAATTGCTTATGATGTTGTTAAGATAGATCCGATGCTGGTTAGGGAACTAGGCATAGTTACTACAGATCTTGATACATTGCTGAAGAGTTCAGACTTTGTTACACTGCATGTACCATTGAATGATTCTACTAGGCATATGATAGATGCCTCTAGGCTAGCAATGATGAAGAGTTCAGCATACATAATAAACACTGCTAGGGGAGCTGTTATAGATGAAGAAGCGTTACTTAATGCATTGAAGGAAGGGAGGATAGCAGGTGCAGCGCTTGATGTTTATGAGATTGAACCTCCAACCAACATGGAACTCATAAGGCTTCCAAATGTAATATGCACTCCTCACATAGGTGCACAAACAAGGGAGGCACAGGCATTAGCAGCAAGCATAATAGCGGAGAAGGTTGTACAACTCACAAGGGAACTATATATAGTATGA
- a CDS encoding adenylate/guanylate cyclase domain-containing protein, with amino-acid sequence MNVGSNGVEENRDNTNGGERARGGDGRMVTEDIINIIMGELSSTRVVDTQTYIAEVQARMWKALKRGMHFKALTRSSEEFLKRHLNSKVKLVVLYADMVGSTRLSRMLPVERLATIIQAYTQEMSLIALNFDGLVLKYVGDAVIAYFPAMHNLLLAADDAVNCAVAMIEVLRQGINPVLLQYDYPELAMKVSMDVGEHSVIQYGSDKSMDVDVVGYGISMAAKIHALAESNSIVISHNVYDVLHPNMQSRFKQLNLDISKWGYTDEDSGELYKVYIYKP; translated from the coding sequence ATGAATGTTGGTAGCAACGGTGTTGAGGAGAACAGGGACAATACCAATGGTGGTGAGAGGGCTAGAGGGGGAGATGGGAGGATGGTAACAGAGGATATAATAAACATCATAATGGGAGAACTCTCATCAACTAGAGTAGTTGATACCCAGACATACATAGCAGAGGTGCAGGCAAGGATGTGGAAGGCATTGAAGAGAGGTATGCACTTCAAGGCATTGACAAGATCATCAGAGGAGTTCCTAAAGCGACACCTCAACTCCAAGGTAAAACTTGTTGTGCTCTACGCTGATATGGTAGGCTCTACAAGGCTGAGCAGGATGCTCCCTGTAGAGAGGCTAGCAACAATAATACAGGCATACACTCAAGAGATGTCGCTCATAGCATTGAACTTCGATGGTTTAGTGCTCAAGTATGTTGGGGATGCTGTTATAGCATACTTCCCTGCAATGCATAACCTACTTCTTGCTGCAGATGATGCTGTGAACTGTGCAGTAGCAATGATAGAGGTGCTAAGGCAAGGGATAAACCCTGTACTCCTCCAGTACGATTATCCTGAACTTGCTATGAAGGTTAGCATGGATGTTGGGGAGCACTCAGTTATCCAGTATGGGAGTGATAAGAGCATGGATGTAGATGTGGTTGGGTATGGGATAAGCATGGCTGCAAAGATACATGCATTGGCAGAGAGCAACTCTATAGTTATAAGCCATAATGTATACGATGTGTTGCATCCAAACATGCAGAGCAGGTTCAAGCAGTTGAACCTTGATATAAGTAAGTGGGGTTACACAGATGAGGATAGTGGTGAGCTATACAAGGTATACATCTACAAGCCATAA